From a single Nematostella vectensis chromosome 3, jaNemVect1.1, whole genome shotgun sequence genomic region:
- the LOC5506522 gene encoding myeloid leukemia factor 1: MFQGFRQFEEDPFFRDHRERMRSNFGGFDRFFASDPFALEEPRDRHDRGGGIDARDRGREVVPRDVFGGMFGHMNSMFSNMDKHFERAANDPNSFTYSQSSVMTYSNDGCGDPKVFQAHTSTKRAPGGIKETKKALKDSESGLERMAIGHHIGDRGRVVERSLNRRTNEEERKQDFINMDENDAPSFDNEWNHRTRTAMHSLGDVRKDTRRALEEPRKRHDRGRGRLENREERGHHRAFAPDHAEPDNYRGRGDEYRRRDEDYRGYREDRREHGEDYRGRGREKARDHERKVRVNSRPTNKHQPRGSLD, from the exons ATGTTCCAAGGTTTTCGACAATTCGAAGAGGATCCTTTCTTCAG GGATCACCGTGAACGCATGAGGAGTAACTTTGGAGGATTTGACAGATTCTTTGCTTCTGACCCTTTTGCACTGGAAGAGCCAAGAGACAGACATGATAGGGGTGGTGGCATTGATGCAAGGGATCGTGGAAGGGAGGTTGTTCCAAGAGACGTGTTTGGAGGAATGTTTGGTCACATGAACTCTATGTTCAGCAACATGGACAAGCATTTT GAGAGAGCAGCCAATGATCCAAACTCCTTCACCTACTCCCAGTCCTCTGTGATGACATACTCTAATGATGGGTGTGGAGACCCTAAGGTGTTCCAAGCACACACCTCAACCAAAAGGGCTCCTGGAGGG ataaaagaaactaaaaaggCTTTGAAGGACTCAGAGAGTGGGCTGGAACGAATGGCTATTGGACATCACATTG GTGACCGTGGCCGTGTGGTGGAACGTTCTCTGAACAGAAGAACAAATGAAGAAGAGAGAAAGCAAGATTTTATTAATATGGATGAGA ATGATGCACCATCATTTGATAACGAGTGGAATCATAGGACCCGCACTGCCATGCATTCTTTGGGTGATGTCCGTAAAGATACACGCAGGGCTCTTGAAG AACCAAGAAAGCGCCATGATCGCGGAAGAGGCAGGCTGGAAAACCGCGAAGAAAGAGGTCACCACCGAGCTTTTGCACCAGACCACGCCGAGCCTGACAACTACCGAGGACGTGGCGACGAGTACCGAAGACGTGACGAAGATTACCGAGGGTATCGCGAAGACAGACGAGAGCATGGCGAAGATTACCGAGGGCGTGGCCGAGAAAAGGCACGGGACCATGAGCGGAAAGTACGTGTGAACAGTCGCCCGACGAACAAGCACCAGCCGCGGGGTAGCCTGGACTAG
- the LOC116614173 gene encoding uncharacterized protein LOC116614173 — protein MDAPVYMNGLNSFNDKKFSLKRVHDKKEELNNQMKQLDALENSLLQQRKDLEYMDETIKGWSTSFDKMPRNNQGVPYVRNVKEICTGINRLLNDIHGDFYFRMQNLVTADVPCFQQVYEGLETLKKHITKILHDENAYKATFIEEIRQLLGKIRGVTATMLEVYFTDK, from the coding sequence ATGGACGCACCGGTTTACATGAACGGACTAAACAGCTTCAATGATAAGAAATTCTCCCTGAAGAGAGTGCACGACAAAAAAGAGGAGCTAAACAATCAGATGAAACAGCTGGACGCGCTTGAAAATTCCCTCTTACAGCAGCGCAAGGATCTTGAGTACATGGACGAGACTATCAAAGGATGGTCGACTAGTTTTGATAAGATGCCTCGTAATAACCAAGGAGTTCCTTACGTTCGCAACGTGAAGGAAATCTGCACTGGGATTAACAGGCTGTTGAATGACATTCACGGAGATTTTTACTTTAGAATGCAAAACTTAGTAACTGCAGATGTGCCATGTTTTCAACAGGTGTATGAGGGCCTGGAAACACTGAAGAAACACATCACGAAGATTCTACACGACGAGAATGCGTACAAGGCTACCTTCATCGAGGAGATTCGACAGCTTTTAGGAAAGATACGAGGGGTTACAGCTACCATGCTAGAGGTTTACTTCACCGACAAATAA
- the LOC5506517 gene encoding uncharacterized protein LOC5506517, whose translation MATAELVIPSPCYRVIGATGGGLEASKHMSMKMIETKKEGLQKIVTNLEKRLDPLRKQRDDLKLMLNYVNDWIRVLHETDRGHSGVPVLRSARDGCDMMITPHLNESSSEFNQAVFRLESAEIPCFAHVQQLLKQLRKEIRVVFQKESTYNGKFVEDAREMMGRIIGIISAILGFYY comes from the coding sequence ATGGCTACCGCTGAACTAGTTATACCTTCCCCGTGTTACCGGGTTATCGGAGCAACCGGTGGGGGCCTTGAAGCTAGCAAGCACATGTCTATGAAAATGATCGAGACCAAGAAAGAAGGGCTACAGAAAATCGTCACAAATCTTGAGAAGAGACTCGATCCTTTAAGAAAACAACGAGACGACCTTAAACTTATGCTCAATTACGTAAACGACTGGATCCGTGTACTTCACGAGACGGACAGAGGGCACAGTGGCGTGCCGGTTCTTCGCTCGGCTAGAGACGGCTGCGATATGATGATCACACCGCATCTGAACGAGAGTAGTAGTGAGTTCAACCAGGCAGTGTTCAGACTGGAGTCAGCGGAGATACCCTGCTTTGCGCATGTGCAACAGCTTCTCAAGCAGCTACGTAAGGAGATCCGCGTAGTGTTTCAGAAGGAGAGTACATATAATGGAAAGTTTGTAGAGGACGCGAGGGAAATGATGGGTAGAATAATAGGAATCATCTCAGCTATTCTCGGATTCTACTACTAG